A single region of the Moorena sp. SIOASIH genome encodes:
- a CDS encoding TldD/PmbA family protein, with protein sequence MIKALAPITTTDLARDLATLGIDLIRKAGCEYGDIRICTYRNQNLTARDRSLSQLCDNVSSGFGVRVLLKGAWGFAASPYKTPEEVERMVALAVEIAKGSRLSQQTQVRLAPVEAYRDTYITPIEIDPFTIPITEKADLLLRINDQLLSYSDRGIKKAYSFLRFTREDKIFASTVDSLIEQTIYRSYPGMGCTAVANGDAQSRSYERPPLNIGYEHIQPPDLLNQVERVAEEAIEKVHAPKGPSGIRSTLILKPSHLHLTIHESVGHPTELDRVYGYESNFAGTSFATTDKLGKLQYAAPWVNFKCDRTQSGGRSTLGYDDEGVPAQDWYVVKDGILVDYLTDRETAYRLGNASSNGCAYADSWSSVPMVRIPNLGLEPGAEGGSNSATLAEMIAETEEGILIDGRGSFSIDQQRRNFQFGGDAFWKVEKGKVVGMLKDVTYHSMSTDFWNSVDAIGVASEREQFGTHMCGKGEPIQIAQMTHACVPVRVRNIQIGGA encoded by the coding sequence ATGATAAAAGCCTTAGCACCAATTACGACTACTGACTTGGCGAGAGACTTGGCGACACTAGGGATTGATTTAATTCGTAAAGCTGGGTGTGAGTATGGGGATATCCGTATTTGTACCTACCGTAATCAGAACTTAACCGCACGCGATCGCTCCCTTAGCCAACTCTGTGATAATGTTAGTTCTGGCTTTGGGGTAAGAGTGTTACTAAAGGGTGCTTGGGGCTTTGCGGCTAGTCCCTATAAAACTCCAGAGGAAGTGGAACGAATGGTGGCTTTAGCTGTGGAGATTGCTAAAGGTAGCCGCCTTTCTCAGCAAACACAGGTAAGATTAGCGCCAGTAGAAGCCTATCGCGATACCTATATTACTCCAATCGAAATTGACCCGTTTACTATACCGATTACTGAGAAAGCTGACTTACTATTGCGTATCAATGATCAATTGCTTAGCTATAGCGATCGCGGAATTAAGAAGGCTTACTCTTTCCTGCGTTTTACTCGTGAAGACAAGATTTTTGCGTCTACTGTTGATTCCCTAATTGAACAGACTATATACCGTAGCTATCCAGGTATGGGTTGTACAGCAGTTGCTAATGGGGATGCTCAAAGCCGTAGCTATGAGCGTCCACCTTTAAATATCGGTTACGAGCATATTCAACCCCCAGACCTTTTGAATCAGGTAGAACGGGTAGCAGAAGAAGCGATAGAGAAGGTTCATGCCCCCAAAGGACCTTCTGGTATTCGCAGCACTCTGATTCTGAAGCCTAGTCATCTCCACCTAACGATTCATGAATCGGTGGGACACCCTACGGAACTGGATCGGGTGTACGGCTATGAGTCGAATTTTGCTGGTACTAGCTTTGCGACTACTGATAAATTGGGCAAGCTGCAATATGCTGCTCCTTGGGTTAATTTTAAATGCGATCGCACTCAATCGGGGGGACGTAGTACTTTAGGCTATGACGATGAGGGGGTACCAGCACAAGATTGGTATGTTGTCAAGGATGGCATTTTAGTAGACTACCTCACTGACCGGGAAACCGCTTATCGACTAGGTAATGCCAGTAGTAACGGTTGCGCTTACGCCGATAGTTGGTCAAGTGTTCCGATGGTGCGGATTCCTAATTTAGGGTTAGAACCGGGAGCAGAGGGAGGAAGTAACTCTGCCACACTCGCAGAAATGATTGCTGAGACTGAGGAAGGGATTTTAATTGATGGTAGAGGTAGTTTCTCCATTGACCAGCAGCGACGTAATTTTCAGTTTGGTGGAGATGCTTTCTGGAAGGTGGAGAAAGGTAAAGTAGTGGGAATGCTGAAGGATGTTACCTATCATTCTATGAGTACTGATTTCTGGAATAGTGTTGATGCCATTGGAGTGGCTTCGGAACGGGAGCAGTTTGGTACCCATATGTGTGGTAAAGGCGAACCGATACAAATTGCTCAAATGACCCATGCTTGTGTGCCGGTGCGGGTGCGCAATATTCAGATTGGGGGAGCTTAA
- a CDS encoding galactose-1-epimerase, whose protein sequence is MTVLLVKSDLYKRFNPEQSYATANNYQSQENNSVTKIEFGQTKDAQKVYLYTLTNTNGLVAKITNYGATLTELHLPDNSGELDDVVLGFDSLEDYLTAKRYLYYGAIVGRVANRIKDAQFTLNGQKYDLATNAPPHHIHGGKKGFDKVIWKAEPINSSQGQALKLTYLSPDSEEGYPGDLTVTAIYTLTNDNELKLEMTATTNKPTPVNLVNHSYWNLAGHASGNILGQYLTINADRYTPNNEQRIPTGKIKSVKDTPYDFTQPQLIGDGINQLRNTLKQNYPGGYDLNYVLNGESEKIKLAATLYEPKSGRVMEIHTNQPGIQFFSGNLPKLRTVGKGDVVYTNHQGLCLETQHFPDSVNQPNFPSIILNPGETYRHLMVYKFYTKQNNLGKIIAPNSQLEKVAGGFKFTEGPVWHPDGFLLFSDIPANTIYKWQPEQKTEIFRQPSGNANGNTLDRSGRLVTAEHSNRRLSLTQKDGKIVTLASHYQGKRLNSPNDLAVKSDGSIYFTDPPYGIKSEQEELGFYGVYRLAPDGTITLLVDDFVRPNGIVFSPDETKLYVNDSERGHIRVFDVKPDGMLENGKLFAELKPPSQEGAADGMKVDIQGNVYSTGPGGVWIFSPQGDLLGIIETPEAPANLAWGDSDYQTLYITARNSLYRIRLKIKGMR, encoded by the coding sequence ATGACTGTACTTTTAGTAAAATCAGATTTATACAAGAGATTTAACCCTGAGCAATCTTACGCCACAGCAAATAACTACCAGTCCCAAGAAAACAACAGTGTAACGAAGATTGAATTTGGCCAGACTAAAGATGCTCAAAAAGTTTATCTCTATACTTTAACCAATACTAATGGTTTAGTAGCTAAGATAACCAACTATGGTGCGACTCTTACTGAATTACACTTGCCTGACAACAGCGGTGAGCTAGACGATGTAGTGCTGGGATTTGATAGTCTAGAAGATTATTTGACCGCTAAGCGCTACCTATATTATGGTGCAATTGTTGGTCGCGTCGCTAATAGGATTAAAGATGCTCAGTTCACTCTCAATGGTCAAAAGTATGATCTAGCTACTAATGCCCCTCCCCATCACATACATGGTGGTAAAAAAGGTTTTGACAAAGTGATTTGGAAAGCTGAACCAATTAACAGTAGCCAAGGACAGGCACTAAAACTAACTTATCTGAGTCCTGACTCAGAAGAAGGATATCCAGGTGATTTGACAGTGACAGCCATTTACACTCTGACTAACGATAATGAGTTAAAGCTGGAAATGACCGCTACCACTAACAAACCTACTCCTGTCAACTTGGTGAATCATTCATATTGGAACTTGGCTGGTCATGCTTCTGGGAATATTCTAGGACAATATTTAACGATCAATGCCGATAGATATACGCCTAACAACGAACAGCGAATCCCTACAGGAAAGATTAAATCAGTTAAAGATACACCCTACGACTTTACTCAGCCTCAGTTGATTGGAGATGGCATTAATCAGCTTAGAAATACCCTAAAGCAAAACTATCCAGGAGGCTACGACCTCAATTATGTCTTGAATGGAGAATCGGAAAAAATCAAACTGGCAGCTACTTTATATGAACCAAAATCTGGTCGAGTGATGGAGATTCACACTAATCAGCCAGGAATACAGTTTTTTTCTGGAAATCTTCCTAAGCTTAGAACTGTGGGTAAAGGAGATGTTGTTTATACAAATCATCAAGGTTTGTGCCTAGAGACACAACATTTTCCTGACTCAGTCAATCAGCCTAACTTTCCTTCGATTATCTTGAATCCAGGTGAAACTTATCGACACCTAATGGTTTATAAATTTTACACCAAACAAAATAATCTAGGAAAAATTATTGCTCCCAATAGTCAACTGGAAAAGGTAGCAGGAGGTTTTAAGTTTACTGAAGGACCTGTTTGGCATCCCGACGGATTTCTGCTATTTAGTGATATTCCAGCTAATACTATTTATAAATGGCAACCAGAGCAAAAAACCGAGATTTTTCGTCAACCTTCTGGCAATGCTAATGGTAATACGTTAGACCGCTCAGGGCGTTTAGTTACTGCTGAACATAGTAATCGTCGTCTATCCCTAACACAAAAAGATGGAAAAATCGTAACTCTAGCTAGTCACTACCAAGGGAAGCGGCTGAATAGTCCCAACGATCTAGCAGTCAAATCAGATGGTAGTATCTATTTTACCGATCCTCCCTATGGCATCAAATCGGAACAAGAAGAATTAGGCTTTTATGGTGTTTATCGCCTAGCACCAGATGGGACAATAACTCTGCTAGTTGATGACTTTGTCCGCCCTAATGGTATTGTTTTTTCCCCAGATGAAACTAAATTATATGTGAATGATTCAGAAAGAGGTCATATTCGGGTTTTTGATGTCAAGCCAGACGGGATGTTAGAGAATGGAAAACTTTTTGCCGAACTGAAACCTCCTAGTCAGGAGGGGGCAGCAGATGGTATGAAGGTAGATATCCAGGGCAATGTTTACAGTACTGGACCAGGAGGAGTTTGGATTTTCTCACCACAAGGGGATCTACTTGGCATTATTGAAACACCAGAAGCGCCTGCTAATTTAGCATGGGGCGACAGTGACTACCAAACCCTTTACATTACAGCAAGAAACAGTCTTTATCGTATCCGTCTTAAGATTAAAGGGATGCGCTAG
- a CDS encoding GTP cyclohydrolase II has protein sequence MEDSTTISKPKHIVLTSHPSSSRLNSPAINWGESDPLKRGPIVGTLVNSAHRNVIGTHSGSYSVYRALAVASGTLQPNHRPDLTNTAPIVPIGPHPSWTDPNLIVSLDPFGAMVGEVYSDLYQQGYDIRPTIAITKAHINMPELQDAVEKKRLAIDGKIIKNDGSLVVTKVAIDPVWYLPGIAQRLNIQESYLRRALFQQTGGMFPELITRPDLKVFLPPIGGITVYLIGDVAAITEPNRLLAVRVHDECNGSDVFGSDICTCRPYLVHGLEVCVQTAQAGGAGVIVYFRKEGRALGEVTKFLVYNARKRQEGGDSANAYFNRTECVAGVQDMRFQELMPDVLHWLGIKRIDRFVSMSDMKYNAIVESGIEIIQRIPIPEHLIPADAQVEIAAKKAAGYYTENTSELDAIALAQVQGRNLAD, from the coding sequence ATGGAAGATTCAACAACTATCAGCAAACCCAAGCATATTGTTTTAACCTCCCATCCTAGCTCTTCTAGATTAAATTCTCCAGCAATTAACTGGGGAGAAAGTGACCCCCTCAAACGAGGACCCATTGTCGGTACCTTAGTTAACTCAGCTCATCGCAATGTTATTGGTACTCACTCAGGTTCCTATTCAGTGTATCGAGCCTTAGCCGTAGCCAGTGGCACACTCCAGCCGAATCACCGCCCGGATCTCACTAACACTGCTCCCATCGTTCCAATTGGTCCTCATCCCAGTTGGACTGACCCTAATTTGATTGTTTCTCTCGACCCCTTTGGGGCGATGGTAGGTGAAGTTTATAGCGATTTATATCAGCAGGGATACGACATTAGACCCACAATTGCCATCACCAAAGCTCATATCAATATGCCAGAACTACAGGATGCTGTAGAGAAAAAGCGTTTAGCAATTGATGGCAAAATTATTAAAAACGATGGTAGTTTAGTAGTCACTAAAGTAGCAATTGACCCGGTTTGGTATCTACCGGGAATTGCCCAGCGATTGAACATTCAGGAAAGTTACCTGCGCCGTGCTCTATTCCAGCAAACTGGTGGCATGTTCCCGGAACTGATCACCCGCCCCGATTTAAAGGTATTCTTACCCCCCATTGGTGGCATCACTGTCTATTTAATTGGTGATGTAGCAGCCATTACTGAACCGAATCGACTGCTTGCTGTACGAGTTCATGATGAATGTAATGGTTCCGATGTTTTCGGTTCCGACATCTGCACCTGTCGTCCCTATCTAGTCCATGGTCTAGAAGTCTGTGTCCAGACAGCCCAAGCTGGAGGTGCAGGTGTCATTGTTTATTTCCGTAAAGAAGGTCGCGCCTTAGGTGAAGTAACTAAGTTTTTAGTGTACAATGCGCGGAAACGTCAAGAAGGAGGTGATAGCGCTAATGCCTACTTCAACCGTACAGAGTGTGTGGCTGGGGTTCAAGATATGCGCTTCCAAGAACTAATGCCTGATGTGCTCCATTGGTTGGGAATTAAACGAATTGACCGTTTTGTCTCCATGAGCGATATGAAATATAATGCTATCGTTGAATCCGGTATTGAGATTATTCAGCGCATTCCCATTCCAGAACACTTGATTCCCGCTGATGCCCAAGTAGAAATCGCTGCCAAAAAAGCCGCTGGTTATTACACTGAAAATACAAGTGAACTCGATGCGATCGCATTGGCTCAAGTTCAAGGGCGCAATTTAGCCGATTAG
- a CDS encoding URC4/urg3 family protein — protein MSPLDNAQQQLIAYLRTPWAIRERCDRIFTLASADQLQYFRCNLTKLEQVANYVIEVMHQHYPDFQIPFHSRWRHFEVGNVPRLRELDQKLVGFTPLQKAQTKFDLVIISVLLDAGAGSNWQYHEPETGLVFRRSEGLAVASFRMFCQGAFSSDPDLPWQVDAKGLQSLSAHHLAQGFQVSQTNPLIGIEGRLALLQRLGQAMVILPQMFGKVNPRPGNLVNYLVNYHLLDKLQVTKGLQLSNLNPESCQDNQSWVKPLTDLQPLQEQPATCQPANLQPANLQPATCEPANLLSATNLFSTVLEGLGDIWPKRESIAGVNLGDVWQHSALKGDNYGSEYVPFHKLSQWLTYSLLEPLQELGVEITELEQLTGLAEYRNGGLCLDLGLLEVKDSAILQQSHLPSSEVIIEWRALTVSLLDQIAATIRQQLNLSATELPLVKVLQGGTWTAGRRIAAQLRPGGSSPIHIESDGTVF, from the coding sequence ATGTCACCTCTGGATAATGCACAACAGCAGTTAATCGCTTACTTAAGAACCCCATGGGCAATTCGGGAGAGATGCGATCGCATTTTCACCTTAGCTAGTGCTGACCAGTTGCAGTACTTTCGCTGCAATTTAACCAAGCTAGAGCAAGTAGCTAACTATGTCATCGAGGTAATGCACCAGCACTACCCCGATTTCCAGATTCCATTTCATAGTCGCTGGCGGCATTTTGAGGTAGGAAATGTCCCTCGTCTTCGGGAACTAGACCAGAAATTGGTAGGATTCACTCCACTCCAAAAAGCCCAAACCAAATTCGACTTAGTCATCATTAGTGTCCTACTCGATGCTGGCGCTGGCAGCAATTGGCAGTATCATGAACCAGAAACCGGACTAGTGTTTCGCCGTTCCGAAGGATTAGCCGTTGCTAGTTTCCGCATGTTCTGTCAGGGAGCTTTCTCCAGCGACCCAGACCTACCTTGGCAAGTCGATGCCAAAGGACTTCAATCCTTGAGTGCCCATCACTTAGCCCAGGGATTTCAGGTTAGTCAAACCAATCCACTCATAGGCATAGAGGGTAGGCTAGCCTTACTACAGCGCTTAGGGCAAGCCATGGTGATATTACCACAGATGTTTGGCAAAGTCAATCCTCGTCCTGGCAACTTAGTAAATTACTTGGTAAATTACCACTTGCTAGATAAGTTGCAGGTTACCAAGGGATTGCAGCTTAGCAACTTGAACCCTGAAAGTTGCCAAGACAACCAAAGTTGGGTCAAGCCACTGACAGATTTACAACCTCTCCAGGAGCAACCTGCAACTTGTCAACCAGCTAACCTACAACCAGCCAACCTACAACCTGCAACCTGTGAACCGGCCAACCTTCTAAGTGCCACTAACCTATTCAGCACCGTCCTGGAGGGATTAGGGGATATTTGGCCAAAACGAGAATCCATCGCGGGGGTCAATTTAGGGGATGTGTGGCAACATTCTGCTCTCAAAGGGGATAACTACGGTTCCGAGTATGTACCATTTCACAAACTCTCCCAGTGGTTAACTTACTCCCTATTAGAGCCATTGCAGGAACTGGGTGTAGAGATTACTGAACTTGAGCAGTTGACTGGCTTAGCAGAATATCGCAATGGGGGCTTATGTTTAGATCTAGGATTACTAGAGGTCAAGGATAGCGCTATTTTACAACAGTCTCACTTACCCAGCTCCGAAGTGATTATTGAGTGGCGAGCACTCACCGTTAGTTTGCTAGATCAAATAGCAGCAACTATTCGTCAACAACTGAACCTGAGTGCTACTGAATTGCCACTAGTAAAAGTCTTACAAGGAGGAACTTGGACAGCAGGACGTAGAATTGCTGCTCAATTGAGACCAGGAGGCTCTTCCCCGATTCACATAGAAAGTGATGGCACAGTCTTTTGA
- a CDS encoding translation initiation factor, with translation MASSKSKRNAADSKTSGNRIAYQEFGTSNDAAVERGIQELPPNQQDLRVQASRKGRKGKTVTVISGFQSSPETLTKLLKQLKGQCGSGGTVKDNTIEIQGNHTDKLVQIMIKLGYKAKVSGG, from the coding sequence ATGGCTTCATCAAAATCAAAACGCAATGCTGCTGACTCCAAAACCTCTGGCAATCGAATTGCCTACCAGGAATTTGGCACTAGCAATGACGCTGCAGTTGAACGAGGGATTCAGGAACTTCCGCCAAATCAGCAAGATTTGCGGGTACAGGCATCACGGAAAGGACGTAAAGGAAAAACCGTTACAGTAATTAGTGGATTTCAATCATCACCAGAAACCTTAACCAAGTTACTTAAACAGCTGAAAGGCCAATGTGGTAGTGGTGGCACAGTTAAAGATAATACTATTGAAATTCAAGGTAATCATACTGATAAACTGGTGCAAATTATGATTAAACTGGGCTACAAAGCTAAAGTTAGTGGGGGTTAA
- a CDS encoding PQQ-dependent sugar dehydrogenase encodes MNKFRLLCFIFSLFLAIFAVTRISYAQITDPIPEPIKKSELSVGLEEVVQIPNSGTGRKKAARLNLLTHAGDGTRRLFVNDMRGKLYVIVDGTATVYMNLKKLICADFTYETPQQGFAYFAFHPEFADNGIFYTVTSEVKTGGTPDLPVTKPIIDNNKNIIESAHHDVIREWKATNPSSNTFVGTSREILRIEEPYPDHNVGQLGFNPNAKRGDDDYGLLYIAVADGGSDGYPVSDTDPLDNGQDLGTPLGKILRIDPFGKNSVNGQYGIPRDNPFVTDEEPKTLGEIWAYGLRNPHRFSWDTGGEGKMLIADTGQAFIEEINLGIKGANYGWGEREGTWVIKENNENVLFALPKNDRSYGYTYPVAQYDHDIPPDIKGFYGIAIAGGYVYRAKAIPELIGQYIFADFAHDARFFHVPVDELVNGKQAKIKELRLFDGEQEASFLEIIGKKRSDVRFGVDEEGEIYVTSKQDGKVRKLVRSPKSPIDQNSLE; translated from the coding sequence ATGAACAAATTTCGCCTTCTCTGTTTTATCTTCTCGCTATTCTTGGCCATCTTTGCTGTTACCAGGATTTCTTATGCCCAGATAACCGATCCCATTCCCGAGCCAATTAAAAAGTCAGAACTCTCTGTGGGATTGGAAGAAGTTGTTCAAATTCCCAATAGTGGAACTGGAAGAAAGAAAGCTGCTCGCTTGAACCTGCTTACCCATGCAGGAGATGGTACCCGACGATTATTTGTTAACGATATGCGTGGCAAGTTGTATGTCATTGTTGACGGCACTGCTACTGTTTATATGAATCTGAAAAAACTAATTTGTGCAGACTTTACTTATGAAACTCCTCAACAGGGCTTCGCTTATTTTGCTTTTCATCCAGAATTTGCTGACAATGGAATTTTTTATACTGTAACTAGCGAAGTTAAAACTGGCGGTACTCCTGACTTACCCGTTACCAAACCAATTATTGACAATAACAAGAACATTATCGAAAGTGCCCACCACGATGTAATTCGCGAGTGGAAGGCAACAAACCCTTCTAGCAATACTTTTGTCGGAACATCCCGTGAGATTTTGCGCATTGAAGAGCCTTACCCAGATCATAATGTTGGACAATTGGGCTTTAATCCCAATGCTAAACGAGGGGATGATGATTATGGTTTACTCTACATTGCAGTAGCTGATGGCGGTAGTGATGGCTACCCTGTTAGCGATACCGATCCCTTGGATAATGGACAGGATCTGGGAACACCGCTGGGCAAAATTCTCAGAATCGATCCCTTTGGCAAAAATAGTGTTAATGGTCAATATGGTATTCCTCGTGATAATCCTTTTGTTACAGATGAAGAGCCTAAAACCTTGGGTGAAATCTGGGCTTATGGACTGCGTAATCCCCATCGTTTTAGCTGGGATACTGGTGGCGAAGGCAAAATGTTGATTGCTGATACTGGTCAGGCTTTTATTGAAGAAATTAATCTTGGTATCAAAGGAGCTAACTATGGTTGGGGCGAGCGGGAAGGTACTTGGGTTATAAAGGAAAATAATGAAAATGTTTTGTTTGCATTACCCAAAAACGATCGCTCCTATGGCTATACTTATCCCGTTGCCCAATATGACCATGACATCCCCCCCGACATAAAAGGCTTCTATGGAATTGCGATCGCTGGTGGTTATGTTTATCGGGCCAAGGCAATTCCCGAATTAATTGGTCAATACATTTTTGCTGATTTCGCTCATGATGCAAGATTTTTCCACGTTCCTGTAGATGAACTTGTCAATGGCAAACAGGCAAAAATAAAAGAACTCAGACTCTTTGACGGAGAGCAAGAAGCTTCTTTTCTCGAAATCATTGGTAAAAAACGCTCTGATGTGCGATTCGGGGTGGACGAAGAAGGAGAAATCTATGTGACATCAAAACAAGATGGTAAAGTTAGGAAACTCGTTCGTTCACCAAAATCCCCTATTGACCAGAATAGTTTGGAATAA
- a CDS encoding phytanoyl-CoA dioxygenase family protein, producing MKSSIDFRANSHLPAANAKTDSIDEPWTGSNEQWWNWYISLADNSQEPVNRERLIPRPEEVAQKVPSIEELQKELAEPYPISEHQIKKFQTESYLRIKNLLSPGSVYLLRQELKQVFDQHYKFDPNRQFSSREMMWLESDIAKEFVLSRRLGQLAAQLLQVSSVRIYHDDFLCKEPGGGRTPWHYDGHHYPIASNNVGTMWIPLQPTPKEMGPLELAKGMDTYKLVKEIPFDKFSQDHDRAIAEMLQARGIIIDREPFQLGEITFQHSLNVHGAGANCTTEQRIAFGISYFENGASVINSPTLISGDWQKFMPGVQPSEPISSPYNPIVYDT from the coding sequence ATGAAATCTTCTATTGACTTTCGAGCCAACTCTCACCTTCCTGCAGCAAATGCTAAAACTGATAGCATAGATGAACCTTGGACTGGAAGCAACGAGCAATGGTGGAATTGGTATATTTCATTGGCTGACAATAGCCAAGAGCCTGTCAACCGAGAAAGATTAATTCCCCGACCAGAAGAAGTTGCTCAGAAAGTTCCCTCCATTGAGGAACTGCAAAAAGAGCTGGCCGAACCTTATCCTATTTCAGAGCATCAAATTAAAAAATTTCAAACGGAAAGTTATCTCAGAATCAAAAATCTCCTCAGCCCCGGATCGGTATATCTCTTAAGACAGGAATTGAAACAGGTATTCGATCAGCATTACAAATTTGACCCAAACCGACAATTTAGCAGCAGGGAAATGATGTGGCTCGAAAGTGATATTGCTAAGGAGTTTGTACTGAGCCGACGGTTGGGTCAGTTGGCAGCACAGCTATTACAAGTATCGAGCGTTCGGATCTATCACGATGACTTTTTGTGCAAAGAGCCGGGAGGCGGTCGCACGCCTTGGCATTATGATGGTCATCATTACCCAATTGCTAGCAATAATGTTGGCACTATGTGGATTCCTTTACAGCCAACTCCAAAGGAAATGGGACCACTAGAATTAGCCAAGGGAATGGATACCTATAAGCTAGTTAAGGAAATACCCTTCGATAAGTTTTCTCAAGATCATGATCGCGCGATCGCAGAAATGCTTCAAGCTCGCGGTATTATCATTGATCGCGAACCGTTCCAACTTGGAGAAATCACTTTTCAGCATAGTTTAAATGTTCATGGAGCGGGCGCTAACTGTACTACCGAACAGCGGATAGCCTTTGGGATCAGTTATTTTGAAAATGGAGCTAGTGTTATTAACTCTCCAACGCTTATTTCTGGGGATTGGCAGAAGTTCATGCCTGGTGTCCAGCCTTCGGAACCTATTTCTAGTCCCTATAATCCGATTGTTTACGATACTTGA
- a CDS encoding carotenoid oxygenase family protein, which yields MTAKPKATSSTDLPNNLREHNTASLDLEMNVIEGEIPSDCEGHAFWLVPTPQNGATPWFNGYGQLYRLDFKSGSIHLKSEQFRTPSVICDQKINEQPWWTYLTNLRKLLFGRLFRFRNLGGLARLSPRLGVQNQCNTAIQAFQDPENNSWRMFATIDSGRPFEFDLTTLKPVTPVGDRSEWIPLEINGIPSLGDIKIPWIFPMHMSAAHSAYDQNTGEIFIINCLFDIPISVGAIDPDTYIHIWNGQGKFQTTQIIDERTNKPVEIKQSTHQIAITKNYVVIIDTAFRIEYLRMLLPEVKAKAQSAYNQVWLVPRAELQGDKAIAKHITIPRECVHFYADYEDNDGENLTLHLVLASGHDVSEWLQKSDKRWPTLFEFVPSAFYGYPPGVYDQQGFGKCVVNAKTGELKSEQPCLFEDFWGVALPTYQGIQGTSPPQFQNIWVNYAGYISEITPRRLVELYANHPFRKVPVNDLPNWKPSGILRWSPVDMEVKDSWTIERGYVVNTPIYVPKQGQTDELEGYIVATVTTPSGSEFWIWQAGNLAPGPITKLGHEDVKFALSLHSAWVPSIAPRDAKYKVDLRQDMDINKPEYFLPDWIKEIFEKDIYPEFEDH from the coding sequence ATGACAGCAAAACCGAAAGCAACATCTTCAACTGACTTACCCAATAACCTCCGCGAACACAATACAGCATCTCTCGACCTAGAGATGAATGTAATTGAGGGAGAAATTCCTTCTGATTGTGAGGGACACGCTTTTTGGTTAGTTCCAACACCTCAAAATGGAGCTACTCCTTGGTTTAATGGCTATGGACAGTTGTATCGTTTAGATTTTAAAAGCGGAAGCATCCATCTCAAAAGCGAACAATTTCGCACGCCTTCTGTCATCTGCGATCAAAAAATAAATGAACAGCCCTGGTGGACATACTTAACAAATTTGCGAAAATTACTGTTTGGGAGATTATTTAGATTTCGTAATCTGGGAGGTTTGGCTCGTCTAAGCCCCAGATTAGGCGTACAAAATCAATGTAATACAGCGATTCAAGCTTTCCAAGATCCTGAGAATAACTCTTGGCGTATGTTTGCCACCATTGATTCAGGTCGTCCTTTCGAGTTTGACTTAACAACTCTCAAACCAGTGACACCTGTAGGCGATCGCTCCGAATGGATTCCTTTAGAAATAAATGGCATACCAAGTCTTGGGGATATTAAAATACCCTGGATTTTTCCTATGCATATGAGTGCAGCCCATAGCGCTTACGATCAGAATACGGGAGAAATATTTATTATTAATTGCCTCTTTGATATTCCAATCAGTGTGGGAGCAATTGATCCAGATACTTATATACATATTTGGAATGGTCAAGGTAAGTTCCAAACAACCCAAATAATTGATGAGCGCACCAATAAGCCAGTTGAAATTAAGCAGTCTACGCACCAGATAGCGATTACCAAAAACTACGTGGTAATTATTGACACGGCTTTTCGCATAGAATATTTAAGAATGTTACTTCCTGAAGTAAAAGCCAAAGCTCAATCAGCTTACAATCAAGTTTGGTTGGTGCCGCGAGCAGAACTTCAGGGCGATAAAGCTATTGCTAAACACATCACAATCCCTCGCGAATGTGTTCATTTTTATGCTGATTATGAAGATAATGATGGAGAAAATTTGACCTTGCATCTGGTGTTAGCTTCTGGTCATGATGTTAGCGAGTGGCTACAGAAATCGGATAAAAGATGGCCAACTTTATTTGAGTTTGTTCCATCTGCTTTTTATGGCTATCCTCCTGGTGTATATGATCAGCAGGGTTTTGGTAAATGTGTTGTTAATGCGAAGACAGGCGAACTAAAGAGTGAACAACCTTGCTTATTCGAGGATTTTTGGGGAGTTGCACTCCCTACATATCAAGGAATTCAAGGTACGTCTCCCCCACAGTTTCAGAATATTTGGGTAAACTACGCTGGGTATATTAGTGAAATTACCCCTCGCAGATTGGTTGAGTTATACGCTAATCATCCTTTCCGTAAAGTACCAGTAAACGATTTACCTAATTGGAAACCATCAGGTATTTTGCGATGGTCTCCAGTGGATATGGAAGTGAAAGATTCATGGACTATTGAACGAGGATATGTAGTTAATACCCCTATTTATGTTCCTAAGCAAGGGCAAACTGACGAACTTGAAGGGTATATCGTGGCGACAGTAACTACTCCTAGTGGGTCGGAATTTTGGATTTGGCAAGCAGGAAATCTGGCCCCAGGACCAATTACCAAATTGGGTCACGAGGACGTTAAATTTGCTTTGTCTCTCCATTCAGCTTGGGTTCCTTCCATCGCCCCACGGGATGCCAAGTATAAAGTGGATCTCCGCCAGGATATGGATATCAACAAGCCTGAGTATTTCTTACCTGACTGGATTAAGGAAATTTTTGAAAAGGATATTTATCCCGAATTTGAAGATCACTGA